A segment of the Mycobacterium intracellulare ATCC 13950 genome:
TCGGAGGCCTGGTTGCTCGTAGCGGAGAAGATCCTGATCACCGGGGCGACGGGCAAGATCGCGTTTCCCATCGCGCGCGCCCTGGTGGCAGCGGGAAACGAGGTGTGGGGCGCCGCGCGCCTGAAAGATGCGACGGCGCGGGGAAAACTCGTCGAGGCCGGCATCAAACCCGTCGCGCTGGACGTCGGCGCCGGCGAGTTCTCCGGTCTCCCCGAGGATTTCAGCTACGTCTTTCACGCGGCGGTCGACCCCGGCGCGGACGACTGGGGCCGCTGCGTCGAAACCAATGCGCAGATGTCGGGCGAATTGCTGTATCACTGCCGCGCCGCCAAGGGCTTCGTGTTGTGCTCGACCGGCTCGATTTACGCGTACCAGGGACAGCGCCCATTGACCGAGGCCGACCCGCCTGGGGTGCCGCTGCGCGCCAACTACAGCTTCTCCAAGGTTGCGGCAGAGGCGGTCTGCACGTGGATCGCCAGGCATTTTCGCATTCCGCTGACCATCATCCGGATCTGTTCGACGTACGGGCCGCAGGGCGGTGCGCCCGCCGACCGCCTCGATGCGATGCTGGCGGGCAAGCCCATTCGACTGCATCCCGACAAGCCGAACAACTACAACCCGATCTATGAGGACGACTACGTGGAACTCGGCATCCGCGCCATGGAAGCGGCCGCGACGCCGCCGGTCGTGGTGAACTGGGCCGGCAGTGAAACGGTCAGCGTCGAGGATTACTGCACGTTCATGGGTGAGCTGATCGGTGTCGAGCCCAACTTCGAATACACGCCCGACGCGCACACGCCGCTGTGGCCGGACGTCACCCACATGCACGAGGTGCTCGGCCGCACGAAGGTGCCGTGGCGCGAGGGCTTCCGCCGCATGATTGCAGCCCGTCATCCCGAAATAGCGCTGTCCCAGCACGATTCGACGCGAGGGTGAGGACGAACGCGATGCATCTACCCGGCACACCCTCGGACGAGGTCCCCGAGGTCCTCGCCACCGGCGACGGCGGGATCACCACCCTGTTCGTGTCCATGGCCACGCGCCACCCCGAGGGCAAGGACGCCGAATACATGCGCTGGCACACCCTCGACCACCGCCCCGAACAACACCGGCTGGCCGCGGTGCGTGCCTCGTTGCGCCTGGTGTCCACGCCGGCCTGCCGCACCGCACGCGCGCTCACCGAGGGGCCGTTGAACGCGGTCGACCACGTGATGACCTACTTCTTCACCGACGTCGCCGGACTGCACGATTTCAACGAATTGTCCACCGCGCTCGGCAACGCCGGCCGCAAGCTTGCCTTGCTGCCACCGGTGGAGCGCGGCGTGTACGACGTGCAGCACAAGGCGGCGGCGCCCGGGATCAAGGCCGGGTCGGACGTCCTGCCCTGGTTGCCCGCGCGGGGCGTGTACCTGTTGGTCGAACGCGGGTCGGCATCGCCGGACCCGCTGCTCGAAGTCGACGGTGTCACCGGTGTCTGGTCCGCGCTATCGCGCCGGGTCGACGCCAAACTGGCCAGCGCTCAGGGCAATCAGTCGATCACGTACTGCTTCCTGGCTGACGACCCGGTCGACACCGCGGAGCGGATGCGACCGGTGCTGACCGACCGCTGGGCCGATCACCGCGTCGAACCCTTGTTCGCCGCACCGTTTTTCGCGGTGGTGCCCTATGAATGGGATCGATATGTCCCGTAGACGGCGAGAGTCGAGGGTCGCGTGCGCATCGGCTTGATGGTTGGCTCCGACAAGGAGCGCGCGCGGGCGGACCGGCTGGCCGGGCTGATCGACGACGGGACGGGCGCCGAAAGCGCCGGCTTCGCCGCGTTCTGGATTCCCCAGGTTCCCGGCTACCTCGACGCGATGACCGCCGTGACGCTCATCGGGCAGGCGACCGATCGCATCGAGATCGGGACCGCGGTCGTGCCGATCCAGACGCGTCACCCGATGATCATGGCGCAGCAAGCCTTGACGACGCAGATCGCGTGCGGCGGGCGGTTCAC
Coding sequences within it:
- a CDS encoding NAD-dependent epimerase/dehydratase family protein, with the translated sequence MLVAEKILITGATGKIAFPIARALVAAGNEVWGAARLKDATARGKLVEAGIKPVALDVGAGEFSGLPEDFSYVFHAAVDPGADDWGRCVETNAQMSGELLYHCRAAKGFVLCSTGSIYAYQGQRPLTEADPPGVPLRANYSFSKVAAEAVCTWIARHFRIPLTIIRICSTYGPQGGAPADRLDAMLAGKPIRLHPDKPNNYNPIYEDDYVELGIRAMEAAATPPVVVNWAGSETVSVEDYCTFMGELIGVEPNFEYTPDAHTPLWPDVTHMHEVLGRTKVPWREGFRRMIAARHPEIALSQHDSTRG